A single region of the uncultured Fibrobacter sp. genome encodes:
- a CDS encoding FISUMP domain-containing protein, translated as MYKSALLSILFGLFFLLSACGDVEVTTSELDSGRGSDDAEAIDSVKTIYDLGECNKKRNGEVVFILKDESYRLCQGEDWLKLDADPESSSSSKKVSSSSSKKSSSSSAKSSSSSKQKSSSSAKSSSSSKPESSSDKSSSSDESSSSEESSSSEESSSSILDSLLLPREPNIDLSVEYDCEVYDCVTTALLNQNMLDSGVYGQFLDVRDSQVYRTIAIGSQIWLAQNLNYMTDSSQCYNACSKYGRLYYQSEALHICPEGWHLPSSEEWNTLDTIVSALKKSDIGNGNALKSINSWTREKGNDEFGFSGLASHYFGSVYICRGDHGVYWTSDEYEYRCLLNDRSDLYPYKETYSKDWGMAVRCLMD; from the coding sequence ATGTATAAGTCTGCTTTGTTGAGTATTTTGTTTGGCCTCTTTTTTCTCCTGAGTGCTTGTGGTGATGTCGAAGTTACGACGTCTGAACTTGACTCAGGGCGTGGCTCCGACGATGCCGAAGCTATTGATTCTGTCAAAACCATTTACGATTTGGGCGAATGCAATAAAAAGCGTAATGGTGAAGTTGTTTTTATTCTGAAGGATGAATCGTACCGCCTTTGTCAAGGTGAAGATTGGCTGAAACTGGATGCGGATCCGGAGTCTTCGTCCTCTTCTAAAAAGGTATCGAGTTCGTCGAGCAAGAAGTCTTCTTCGTCTTCTGCCAAGTCGTCTAGTTCCTCGAAGCAAAAGTCCTCGTCTTCTGCCAAGTCATCCAGTTCGTCGAAGCCGGAATCTTCTTCCGATAAATCTAGTTCTTCCGATGAATCCAGTTCCTCCGAGGAATCCAGCTCTTCCGAGGAATCTAGCTCGTCGATACTTGATTCGTTGTTGCTGCCACGTGAACCGAATATTGACCTGTCTGTGGAATATGATTGCGAGGTGTACGATTGCGTGACAACGGCGCTCCTGAACCAGAATATGCTCGATTCCGGCGTGTACGGCCAGTTCCTTGATGTCCGTGATAGTCAGGTTTATCGTACCATAGCAATCGGTTCGCAGATTTGGCTTGCTCAAAATTTAAATTACATGACTGATTCTAGTCAATGCTATAACGCTTGCTCAAAATATGGACGTCTCTACTATCAGTCGGAAGCTCTGCATATTTGCCCTGAAGGATGGCATTTGCCGAGCAGCGAGGAATGGAATACCCTGGATACAATCGTCAGCGCCTTGAAAAAAAGCGACATCGGCAATGGAAATGCCTTGAAATCCATTAATTCGTGGACCAGAGAAAAGGGAAATGACGAATTCGGATTCTCCGGTCTTGCCAGTCATTATTTCGGAAGCGTCTATATTTGCAGAGGAGATCACGGCGTGTACTGGACATCGGACGAATATGAATATCGCTGTCTGCTGAATGACCGCTCTGACTTGTATCCTTACAAGGAAACTTATAGTAAGGATTGGGGCATGGCTGTCCGCTGCCTGATGGATTAG
- a CDS encoding fibro-slime domain-containing protein, whose amino-acid sequence MDKFIFFCAVGMLTMAFVGCDSSHTSKPIVIDEELASIDPDPTQSEDIKALEVVIRDFSTGFPDFDNFQSEAYESQVSSKINREKYPETPSVDTWKTWLYPGYVDNEDWKARREIPNGYDTYGCGNAQTPKYGIAVGTQGAPHDRTSATGVSLATPDYINENLDASYVWYGEFGACNGGNRTVRGYAHELCTDATETWDDSTVTRRCDKECGAYIWAEKVYITPGMVEQKLTFKNGEDGKLNMLEPVITKARDACDNMYFELWFTDNSMNKTSEGTLELKQKESETGLWYDWNNGGFYPLDSVEDDGKWKSINTKFENQFGPQSLTIYCPPYNYIYASTQTDRFGSQTNNLCSAWLNAGGPRVEDAALTAAMRDARAGLVNLRNSGFTMMGYAPFKYKKGAGKMFEFTSLDDMWVFVDGVMVLDLGGTSSPKKGWVELDRLAVNSHGCHSDDPLQAYCRGKIENDGSWKDGTWHHLHVFYANRHSSNSTLYMSF is encoded by the coding sequence ATGGACAAATTCATCTTTTTTTGTGCGGTCGGCATGCTGACTATGGCTTTCGTTGGTTGCGATTCTTCGCACACTTCTAAGCCGATTGTCATTGATGAAGAACTTGCATCGATTGATCCGGATCCGACCCAGAGCGAAGATATCAAGGCTCTGGAAGTCGTTATCCGCGATTTCTCTACAGGATTCCCTGATTTTGATAACTTCCAGTCGGAAGCTTACGAAAGCCAGGTCAGTAGTAAAATCAATCGCGAAAAATATCCTGAAACCCCCTCCGTTGACACATGGAAAACTTGGCTTTATCCCGGTTATGTCGACAATGAGGATTGGAAGGCCCGCCGTGAAATTCCTAATGGTTACGATACTTATGGCTGCGGAAATGCCCAGACGCCTAAGTATGGTATAGCTGTCGGGACTCAGGGGGCTCCTCATGACCGTACAAGTGCCACGGGAGTATCTTTGGCTACGCCCGATTACATAAATGAAAATCTTGATGCTTCGTACGTTTGGTATGGAGAATTTGGGGCATGCAATGGCGGTAACAGAACTGTTCGCGGTTATGCTCACGAACTTTGTACCGATGCGACGGAAACGTGGGATGATTCTACAGTAACCCGTAGGTGTGATAAAGAATGTGGCGCTTATATTTGGGCCGAAAAGGTGTATATTACGCCGGGCATGGTCGAACAGAAACTTACTTTCAAGAATGGTGAAGATGGCAAGTTGAACATGCTCGAACCGGTCATTACGAAGGCGCGCGACGCATGTGACAACATGTATTTTGAATTGTGGTTTACAGACAACTCAATGAATAAAACTTCCGAAGGAACGCTCGAACTCAAGCAAAAAGAGTCAGAGACGGGACTTTGGTATGACTGGAATAATGGTGGGTTCTATCCTCTAGATTCCGTTGAAGATGATGGCAAATGGAAGTCTATAAATACTAAGTTCGAAAACCAATTTGGTCCGCAAAGTTTGACGATTTATTGTCCGCCTTACAATTATATATATGCGTCAACTCAAACGGATCGGTTTGGGTCGCAAACAAATAATCTTTGCTCGGCATGGTTGAATGCAGGTGGGCCGAGAGTTGAAGATGCGGCTTTGACTGCTGCCATGAGAGATGCTCGGGCTGGGTTAGTTAATCTCCGCAATTCCGGCTTTACTATGATGGGGTATGCTCCGTTCAAGTATAAGAAGGGTGCCGGCAAGATGTTCGAGTTTACTTCGCTGGACGATATGTGGGTTTTTGTCGATGGCGTTATGGTGCTGGATTTGGGCGGCACCTCGTCGCCCAAGAAAGGTTGGGTTGAATTGGATCGGCTCGCAGTGAACAGTCATGGATGCCATTCGGACGACCCCTTGCAGGCTTACTGTAGAGGGAAAATTGAAAATGATGGATCCTGGAAAGACGGTACTTGGCACCATTTGCATGTTTTCTATGCAAATCGGCATTCCAGCAATTCAACGCTCTACATGAGTTTCTAG
- a CDS encoding MBOAT family O-acyltransferase: MVFSSQIFLFYFLPTFLVGYFVLFRAGVKHSGLNFFITVFSYIFYGWLEPWLVFLMFGSTLVVYVSGRFISAPGASKRQRNLALLAAIVVNLGALGFFKYYMFGMGVINDVVAKLGCEPFSVMTVLLPVGISFYTFQSMSYAIDVWRGTAPPVKDFVTFACYVALFPQLVAGPIVRYNTVAEELATRTHTLENFVRGIMFFSFGFAEKIFLANQVGIIADRVFAADAPGVLNCWWGSLAYMFQIYFDFSAYSNMAIGLGLMLGFHFPRNFNGPYRSGSITEFWKRWHISLTSWFRDYLYIALGGNRVGKKRLYFNLFMVMFLSGVWHGANWTFVCWGLYHAFFMILERANNKNALYYKAPRVVQILITQVIVLFGWVLFRADNIGEAWRMWKSMLGLMPVSGADAILTAEIFTPTCVVFMAVAGLLSFWKFRSFDWCNEVKFWKAVVALGLFVLATLALFTQSYNPFLYFQF, translated from the coding sequence ATGGTTTTTTCTTCCCAGATATTCCTGTTCTACTTTTTGCCGACGTTCTTGGTTGGCTATTTTGTGCTGTTCCGTGCCGGGGTCAAGCATTCCGGCTTGAACTTCTTCATCACTGTTTTCAGTTACATTTTTTACGGCTGGCTCGAACCGTGGCTCGTGTTCCTGATGTTCGGCTCGACGCTCGTGGTGTACGTGAGCGGGCGGTTCATCTCGGCTCCGGGGGCGAGCAAGCGGCAGCGTAACCTGGCGCTCCTCGCGGCGATTGTCGTGAACCTCGGTGCGCTCGGGTTCTTCAAGTACTACATGTTCGGCATGGGTGTCATCAACGATGTGGTAGCGAAGCTCGGTTGCGAACCGTTCTCGGTGATGACGGTGCTCTTGCCGGTGGGCATCTCGTTCTATACGTTCCAGTCCATGAGCTATGCGATTGACGTGTGGCGCGGTACGGCTCCTCCGGTCAAGGACTTCGTGACGTTCGCCTGCTACGTAGCGCTTTTCCCGCAACTTGTCGCGGGCCCGATTGTGCGCTACAATACGGTGGCCGAGGAACTCGCAACCCGCACGCATACGCTCGAGAACTTCGTGCGCGGCATCATGTTCTTCAGTTTCGGCTTTGCCGAAAAGATTTTCCTTGCGAACCAGGTGGGCATCATCGCCGACCGCGTGTTTGCGGCAGACGCCCCCGGCGTGTTGAACTGCTGGTGGGGTAGCCTTGCCTACATGTTCCAGATTTACTTCGACTTCTCGGCGTACAGCAACATGGCGATTGGCCTTGGCCTGATGCTCGGGTTCCATTTCCCGCGCAACTTCAACGGCCCGTACCGTTCGGGGAGCATTACCGAATTCTGGAAGCGCTGGCATATTTCTCTCACGAGCTGGTTCCGTGATTACCTCTACATTGCGCTCGGCGGAAACCGTGTGGGCAAGAAACGCCTGTACTTTAATTTGTTCATGGTCATGTTCTTGAGCGGCGTGTGGCACGGCGCGAACTGGACGTTCGTTTGCTGGGGCCTGTACCATGCCTTCTTCATGATTCTGGAACGTGCAAACAACAAGAACGCGCTCTACTACAAGGCGCCCCGCGTGGTGCAGATTCTCATTACGCAGGTGATTGTGCTGTTTGGCTGGGTGCTGTTCCGTGCCGATAACATTGGCGAGGCGTGGCGCATGTGGAAATCGATGCTCGGGCTTATGCCGGTAAGTGGCGCCGATGCCATCCTGACTGCCGAGATCTTCACGCCGACGTGTGTGGTGTTCATGGCGGTGGCGGGCCTGCTTTCGTTCTGGAAGTTCCGCAGTTTCGACTGGTGTAACGAGGTGAAATTCTGGAAGGCGGTGGTCGCCCTCGGGCTCTTTGTGCTCGCGACGCTTGCGCTATTTACCCAGAGCTACAACCCGTTCCTTTATTTCCAGTTCTAG
- the ung gene encoding uracil-DNA glycosylase → MSVKLEQSWLDLLQDQFEQPYFKKIKEVLLKEKAEHHVVYPPGSKIFAALDFCPVDKVKAVIIGQDPYHNPGQAHGLCFSVPVGIEPPPSLINIFQELHDDLGITPPPHGNLECWAQQGVLLLNASLTVRAHMAASHAGIGWQQFTDTIIQRLSQVRENLVFLLWGSFAIKKQSLIAPGRGHLILTAPHPSPLSAYRGFFGCRHFSKANAYLQNKGLEPIDWSIK, encoded by the coding sequence ATGTCCGTCAAACTTGAACAATCCTGGCTCGACCTCCTGCAAGACCAATTCGAGCAACCCTACTTCAAAAAAATCAAGGAAGTCCTCCTAAAAGAAAAAGCGGAGCACCACGTTGTCTACCCTCCCGGCTCCAAAATTTTTGCAGCACTCGACTTCTGCCCTGTCGACAAGGTGAAGGCGGTCATCATCGGCCAGGACCCCTACCACAATCCAGGCCAGGCACACGGGCTCTGTTTTTCTGTCCCCGTCGGCATCGAGCCGCCGCCATCGCTTATCAACATTTTCCAGGAACTCCACGACGATCTCGGCATCACGCCCCCGCCCCATGGCAACCTAGAATGCTGGGCACAGCAAGGAGTGTTGCTCCTCAATGCGTCCCTCACCGTGCGCGCCCACATGGCGGCAAGCCATGCAGGCATCGGCTGGCAGCAATTCACCGACACCATCATCCAGAGGCTCTCGCAAGTCCGCGAAAACCTCGTATTCCTGCTCTGGGGCAGCTTCGCCATCAAGAAGCAATCCCTGATAGCGCCCGGCCGCGGCCACCTCATCCTCACGGCCCCGCACCCCAGCCCGCTATCGGCATACCGTGGGTTCTTCGGCTGCAGGCACTTCAGCAAAGCGAACGCTTATCTGCAAAACAAGGGCCTCGAACCCATCGATTGGAGCATAAAGTAG
- a CDS encoding deoxyribonuclease IV produces MYIGCHLSSMKGFLAMGKDALSIGANVFQFFTRNPRGGAAKPFDKADALALVDLMQSNGFGPALAHAPYTLNPCAADPGLRDYARDVMKDDLWRMDHFPGAMYNFHPGSHVKQGVERGIELIVDHLNAILHPELKTVVLLETMAGKGSEIGRTFEELRAIIDRVELADKIGVCLDTCHVHDGGYDIVNHLDWVLEQFDKIIGLKRLRAIHLNDSKNPLASHKDRHEVIGAGFIGLEALVRIVNHPALRDLPFYLETPNELPGYAAEIALMRKHAK; encoded by the coding sequence ATGTACATCGGTTGTCATCTATCTTCTATGAAGGGCTTCCTTGCGATGGGCAAGGATGCCCTTTCTATTGGCGCAAACGTATTCCAGTTTTTTACCCGTAACCCGCGCGGCGGAGCGGCGAAGCCTTTTGACAAGGCCGATGCCTTGGCGCTTGTGGATTTGATGCAGTCAAACGGTTTCGGGCCAGCACTTGCGCATGCTCCTTACACGCTCAACCCGTGTGCTGCCGATCCAGGACTTCGCGACTATGCCCGCGATGTGATGAAGGACGACCTGTGGCGTATGGACCATTTCCCGGGGGCAATGTATAACTTCCATCCGGGGAGCCATGTGAAGCAGGGCGTCGAGCGCGGAATCGAACTGATTGTCGACCACCTGAACGCCATTTTGCACCCGGAATTGAAGACGGTCGTGCTCCTCGAGACCATGGCGGGGAAGGGGAGCGAGATCGGGCGCACGTTCGAGGAACTGCGTGCGATTATCGACCGCGTGGAACTGGCGGATAAAATCGGAGTGTGCCTCGATACCTGCCATGTACACGACGGCGGTTACGACATCGTGAACCACCTCGACTGGGTGCTGGAACAGTTCGACAAAATTATCGGGTTGAAACGGTTGCGCGCCATCCATTTGAACGATAGCAAGAATCCGCTTGCAAGCCACAAGGATCGCCACGAAGTTATCGGTGCGGGTTTTATTGGGCTGGAAGCGCTTGTTCGTATTGTGAACCATCCGGCACTTCGCGATTTGCCTTTCTACCTGGAAACTCCGAACGAACTCCCCGGCTACGCCGCCGAAATTGCGCTTATGCGTAAGCATGCAAAGTAG